One window of the Methanomassiliicoccaceae archaeon DOK genome contains the following:
- a CDS encoding nucleotidyltransferase: MDEVKEYTFEELCQIVGAVAARHGMIRVYLFGSRARGDNTEGSDYDFCILTPDDYGLFEVGGFYADLRDALGTDIDVVCEESLRDDFSREVLRDRRLLYEA, translated from the coding sequence ATGGACGAGGTGAAGGAGTACACGTTCGAGGAGCTCTGTCAGATAGTCGGAGCTGTAGCGGCCCGCCATGGGATGATCCGCGTGTACCTCTTCGGCTCCAGGGCCCGCGGCGACAACACCGAGGGCAGCGACTACGACTTCTGCATCCTGACACCGGACGACTACGGCCTCTTCGAGGTGGGCGGATTCTATGCAGATCTCAGGGATGCCCTCGGCACGGACATCGACGTCGTATGCGAGGAGTCCCTCCGTGACGACTTCAGCAGAGAGGTCCTCAGGGACAGGAGG